The genomic window GGCGGCGATGGCCGACGTCTACCGGCTGTCGACCGAGGGCGGGCCGGAGTCGCCGCGCTTCCAGCGCTACGTCGAACTGTCCAGCGAGCGGGCGCCGGTGTCGGGCTACAACCCGATGACCTCGAAGGATGCCCTCGGCACGGTGGAGGCCCTGCTCGCCATCGACGCCGAGGACAAGGCCAAGGACACCGCCAACCACTACGCCGAGGAGCTCGGGCTCGACGAGGACATCGACCTCTCGATCACCGTGGCGACCCCCGGCGTGTGGACCGACCGGCTGGCCACCGAGATCGAGCACCGGCTCGGCGGGCGCCGCTGGCGGGAGATCGTGCTCTGGACCGGCGAGGACGCCGGCGAGGAGACGCTGCGGGCGGCGACGACGGCACAGACGGTGCGCGTCGGGTGGGCGCTGCTGCACAAGCCGCCGCGCTCGGTCGCCCACGCCGCCGGGCAGGAGGGGCTGGCGGTCGCGGTCGCCGACGCCGGTGGTTCGTCGCCGGAGCCCCCCGCCGAGGAGGACCCCGGCGACCGCTCGGTTGCTGCCGCGCTCGACGTCTTCGCCGACGACACCGAGCTGTCCAGCCGGGCGGCGCTCCTCTACGGCGACGACGTGGCGCGCCAGTTCGGCTGGATGCCGCTGGGCGTGAAGCCGCTGGCCGGCTACGCCTTCTGCCGGGCCCGGGCCACGGAGGCGCTCAAGTCGAAGTCGGCGAAGGAGCTGCTGCGGGAGGTCTGGACCCCCGTACCCTCCCCCGAGTGAGCTACGACAAGATGTCGCGGGCCGAGTTGGTGGCGTTCCTGCAGGACCCGGTGCGCCCGGCGACGCTGGCCACGACCCGGGCCGACGGTCGCCCCCACGTCGCGCCGATCTGGTACGAGGTCGACGTGTCGCCGGACGACGAGGTCACCCTGGTGTGGAGCACCGGCGCCGACACGGTGAAGGGTCGCAACATCCGCCGCACCGGCCAGGTGTCCCTGTGCGTCCAGGACGACCGGCCACCCTTCTCCTTCGTCACCCTCAGCGGCGTGGCCACGTGGTCCGACCACCTCCCCGACGTCGGTCTGTGGGCCGCCCGCATCGGCGCCCGGTACATGGGCGAGGACCGGGCCGAGGAGTACGGCACCCGCAACGGCGTCCCCGGCGAGCTCGTCGTCCGACTGACCCCCACCCAGGTCGTCGCCTACAAGGACATCGCCGACTGACCGGCTGACTCGTTCCGCCGAACCCGAAATTGCGTGGCTGGCGGCCGCTATGAGACCGCCAGCCACGCAATTTCCGAGGGGTCAGCCGCCCGAGGCGTCCTGGACCCGGGTCTTGCCGGCGGAGATCCAGGGCATCATCGCCCGGAGCTCGGCGCCGACGACCTCGATCTGGTGCTCCTGGCCCTTCTGCTTCAGGTCGTTGTAGACCGGGCGACCGGCCTCCGACTCGGCGATCCACTCGTCGGCGAACTTGCCCGACCGGATCTCGTCGAGGATGGCCTTCATCTCGGCCTTCACCCCGTCGTTGATGATGCGGGGCCCCCGGGTGAGGTCGCCGTACTCGGCGGTGTCCGAGATCGAGTACCGCATGCCGGCGATGCCCTGCTCGTACATCAGGTCGACGATGAGCTTCAGCTCGTGGAGGCACTCGAAGTAGGCCGACTCGGGCTGGTAGCCGGCCTC from Acidimicrobiales bacterium includes these protein-coding regions:
- a CDS encoding PPOX class F420-dependent oxidoreductase — its product is MSYDKMSRAELVAFLQDPVRPATLATTRADGRPHVAPIWYEVDVSPDDEVTLVWSTGADTVKGRNIRRTGQVSLCVQDDRPPFSFVTLSGVATWSDHLPDVGLWAARIGARYMGEDRAEEYGTRNGVPGELVVRLTPTQVVAYKDIAD